One genomic window of Benincasa hispida cultivar B227 unplaced genomic scaffold, ASM972705v1 Contig387, whole genome shotgun sequence includes the following:
- the LOC120069410 gene encoding uncharacterized protein LOC120069410: MPTITILDNGLILFQFHRDESQDWALENDPWHLGGKPILLRKWFPGIVSKTFVFESLPIWIHLARIPLELWTNKGLAVVVSAMGRPIHLDEATRDRKRCSYARVCVKVDGDALLPLLVTIRMRGQDFVVHVSYEWKSRKCLGCGSFRHSEGGCGSVKHDSFPS, translated from the coding sequence ATGCCTACTATTACTATTTTGGACAATGGATTAATTCTGTTTCAATTCCATCGTGATGAGTCTCAGGATTGGGCGCTGGAGAACGACCCTTGGCATCTAGGAGGCAAACCTATTTTGCTGCGTAAATGGTTTCCAGGTATTGTCTCCAAAACTTTTGTTTTTGAGTCTCTTCCAATCTGGATTCATTTAGCTCGTATTCCTTTAGAGTTGTGGACTAATAAAGGATTGGCAGTGGTTGTGAGTGCTATGGGTAGACCCATTCATTTGGATGAGGCTACGAGGGATAGGAAGAGGTGTTCGTATGCCCGTGTTTGTGTGAAGGTAGATGGAGATGCTTTGTTGCCTTTGTTGGTTACTATCAGGATGAGAGGTCAAGATTTTGTGGTACATGTGTCATATGAGTGGAAGTCGCGTAAGTGCTTGGGTTGTGGCTCATTTAGGCATAGTGAGGGAGGTTGTGGGTCAGTGAAACATGATTCTTTTCCCTCATAA